The Arthrobacter sp. OAP107 DNA segment CCGAGTGCCGAACCGTGGATCTTGCCGGTGTTCTGCTTCTTGGGGGCCGGGTAGCCGATGATGGTGCGCAGCGAGATGATGGACGGCCTGGAGGTCTCGGCCTTCGCAGCCAGGAGCGCGGAGTAGAGCTCCTGGACGTCTTCGACGTACTCGCCCGATTCGGTCCAGTCAACGCGCTGGGTGTGCCAGCCATAGGCTTCGTAGCGCTTCAGGACGTCCTCGGTGAAGGCGATGTCGGTATCGTCCTCGATGGAAATGTGGTTCTCATCGTAGATGACCACGAGGTTGCCCAGCTCCTGGTGCCCGGCCAGGGAGGAAGCCTCAGAGGTAACACCTTCCTGGATGTCGCCGTCGGACGCGATGACCCAGATGGTGTGGTCGAACGGGCTCTCGCCGGCGGGAGCATCGGCGTCGAACAGGCCGCGCAGGCGGCGCTGCGAGTATGCGAAGCCGACCGAGGAGGCCAGGCCCTGGCCCAGCGGGCCGGTGGTGATCTCAACGCCCGGGGTGTGCTTGTATTCCGGGTGTCCGGGGGTCAGCGCGTCCCATGTGCGCAGCGCCTGAAGGTCCTTCAGTTCCAGGCCGTAGCCGGAGAAGAACAGCTGGCTGTACAGCGTCAGGGAGGAGTGCCCCGGTGACAGGATGAAGCGGTCACGGCCGATCCATTCCGGGTCACGGGGGTCGTGGCGCATCAGCTTCTGGAACAAAAGGTACGCGGCCGGCGCCAGGCTCATCGCGGTGCCCGGGTGGCCGTTGCCGACCTTCTCGACGGCATCGGCAGCCAAAACCCGGAGGGTGTCCACCGCACTCTGGTCCTCGGACGTCCAGTCAAGTGTTGTGGCGTTGTCTGCGATAGGCGTCGCGGTTGCTGTCGGATTCACAATTAATCCCCTTTGATTCGTCGTCGGCCTATAGCGGCCGTACGGATGCTTTCCGGTTGACACCTATACTTCCGAAACTAATGGGTAGGAGTAACACTGTTTTCTGACGGTTTTTACTACACTTTCGGACTGGGTAGCCGCTAGACTGTCGAAATGAGCGCAGCCACCGACCAGCCAACGAAGGCGTCCAATAAGCCCCTTACAGACCTGCCGTGGCCGCTGCTGCATTCCGTGGCAGCAGTTGCCGATGCCCCACTGCTGCAGATAGCGGAGCGGCTGCGTGATGCCACGCTTCCCTACATGGGAAGCAGCGCGCTGGTCATCTTCACCGAGGACTGCACAGGGCGGCCGCAGAAGAAGGCCGGCGCGGAGGAAATTATTTCCCGGGTTTCCATCGCCGAGCTTGACACGCTCCGTGCCACCCTTTCGGATGAGACTCCCTGGTTCGGCGACGCCGAGCTGGCGGGCAAGTCCCGGCCCGCACTCGCCCTGAAACACGCCTCCAGCCAGGCCCTCCTCGTCCTCACGGATCCTCAGCCATCCGATGCCGGGGATAACGCCGGGCTGGACCTGGTGAAATATCTGTGGGGCCTTGCTGCCCGGCGGATCCAGGAGAAGGTGGCCGATGCGCCGCCGTCGTACCTGCTGGAATCCCGGGCGGCTTCAGCCGAGCGTATCCGCGTGACGGCAGAACTGACCGACCTGCACTCCACCACCCTGGAAACCCTCCTGGCGGCGCTGCGTTCCTCCTCGATGGACAACGCGGTAGCCCGCACCACCGTCACCGACCTCACCGCCAAGGCATTGGTCCGGCTCCGGACCCTCAGCGACCGCACGACCGACCTGGTGGAAGAGCCCGTTGCCAAGGCCTTTGAACGCCTGCGCGAGGACCTGCGTCCGCTCACCGGCTACAGCGGAATCGAGGCCGAGTTCATTGAGCCGCCGCTGAATGGACGGGCCCTGCCCGGCGAAGTTGCCCACGCAGCAAGGGCAGTCGTCCGCGGACTTGTGCTGGCCATGATGGAGCAACCTGATGTCAGCAGAATCCGGACGCAATGGGACTGCGACGGCGAAAACCTGCTGATCAACGTGCGCGACGACGGCCGCGGTGCACTTGCGGCCGACGCGCCGAGCATCAGCCGGCTGGACCGCCGGGTCCAGGCGCTCACGGGACAGCTGCGGATGGACGTCATGCCAGGCTGGGGTGCGGACGTCTTCGTCTCCCTACCCCTCGACCTACCCACACGTCCGGCCGGGGACGTCGCCGGATGGAACCTTGCCGCCCGGGAACTCGAGGTGCTCCAGCACCTCGCCGCCGGAAACCGCAACCGCACCATCGCCGCCGCGATGGGCATCAGCGAGAACACGGTCAAGTTCCATGTGCGGAACCTCTTCAAGAAGCTCGACGTCGGCTCACGCACCGAGGCCATCGCGCTGGCACACAGCCACGGGCTCCGGTGACGGCTTAGAAACCCGGCAGCACGCGAAACGGCGGCACCCTGATGGGTGCCGCCGTTTGTCGTTTAGCGCGTGCTGGCGGGTCTGTCAGATAAACGGTGTGTGGATCCGGCCGGTTTCATTAGTGAGTGGTTCTTTCGAACCGGCCGGCGAAGGTGATCGCGAACGCGTTTAGTGCAGGCTTCCACCTCATCACCCAGCGTGCCCGACCGCCGCCGGTGGGATCAAGAGACCTGGTGACCAGATACAGGCATTTCAGGGCAGCGGCCTCGTTTGGAAAGTGCCCGCGGGCCCTGACGGCCCGCCGGTAGCGGGCGTTGATCGACTCGATCGCGTTCGTCGTGCAGATCACCCGCCTGATCTCCACGTCGTACTCCAGGAAGGGCACGAACTCCGCCCAGGAGGACTCCCAGAGCCGGACGATTGCCGGATATCGCTGACCCCACTCGGCCGTGAACTCAGCGAACCGGTCCTTCGCCGCTTGCTCGGACGGGGCCGTGTAGACCGGCTTGAGCGCCTTGACGATGCCGTCGCGGTGCTGGCGTCCGGCGTAGCGGAAGCTGTTGCGGATCAGGTGCACGATGCACTGCTGCACCACCGTTCGCTCCCACGTGGTCGTGATCGCCTCCGGCAGGCCCTTGAGCCCGTCGCAGACAGCGATCAACACATCTTCCACGCCCCGGTTCTTCAGCTCGGAGAATACCTGCAGCCAGAACCGGGCACCCTCGCCGCCGTCGCCGGCCCAGATGCCCAGGATCTCCCGCTCCCCGTTCACGGTGACGCCCATGACGACGTAGAACGGGGTGTTGCGCACCTGCCCGTCACGGACCTTGACCACGACCGCGTCAACGAAGAGCACCGGATAGACCGGGTCCAAAGGTCGGGCCGACCATTCGGCCAGTTCTCCGGCGACCTTCTCCGTGATGCGGCTGATGGTGTCTTTGGAGACCTTGGCCCCGTAGATCTCCTCGAAGTGCGCGGCGATTTCCCCGGTGGTCAGCCCCCGGGCGGACAGCGAGAGGACGATCTGGTCGATCCCGTCCAGACGCCGCTTTCGCTTGGGCACGATCACCGGCTCGAACGAGCCGTCCCGATCCCGGGGCACCTCAATCTCGACCGGGCCGATCTCGGTCAGCACGGTCTTGGACCTGGTGCCGTTGCGCATGTTGGCTGCGATCGGCGTCTGGCCATGCTCGTGCCCGAGGTGCTCGGTCAGTTCCGCTTCCAGCGCGGTCTCCAGCACATTCCTCGTGAGCTGGTTCAACAGCCCGCCCGGGCCTACCAGGCTCACGCCCTGCTCCTTGGCCTGCGCGAGCAACCGCTCGGCAAGCTCCTTCTGATCGATGATCTCTCCCGTCACAGGATCGATCATCACCCCTGTCATCTCGGTCGTGGACTCTGACACGGCCGTCTCCTTTCGGATCAGGCCGGACCCCACACACCGTTATTCAGACAGTCCCGTGCTGGCTTCTGGCTGGGCTGGTTATGCGGTGCTGGGTTATGTGGTGGCGAACATGAGGGCCATGGTGGTGGCGCCGAGGGCTTCGAGGGCGTGTTGGGTGCGGGTGGGGGGTTGGTGTGTTCCTGTGTGGTGGGTGGGTGTTGTGCGGTTGCGGAGGAGCAGGATGAGGAAGGTTGCGGCGGCGGTTGCGAAGAGGAGGGTGAGCAGGATCCCTGGTGTGTGGCCGAGCGCTGTTGCCGTTCCTGGTGGTGTTGCCGGGGTGTGGGGTGTGGTGGTCATGGCGTGGTGGGCGTGGTCCATGGGCATGGTTATGGGTGTTCCGGCGGCGGGGGTGGTTCCGTTGTCCGGGCCGGGGTGGGTCATGGTGGTGATCATGAGGGCTGCGGCGGCCATGGTGAGGGCGTGGTAGGCGCATTTGATTCTGCCCTGGGTGCCGGCGCAGAGGAGTTTGTATTCGGGTCGGGCGACGGCCTGGATGGTGAACCAGAGTGCGGCGCCGGCGAGCAGGCCGATCTGGGCGAGGAGGGTGGTGGGGGCGAGGTTCCAGAGCATGGCTGCCATCAGGGTGTTCATGAGGGCGTGGAGGGTGTTGTTGATCCGGTCGGTGAGGTGGGCTGACCTGTAGGCCTGCCAGAGCTGGCAGGCGCCGCCGGCGAGCAGGACGGCGGTGAGGGTCCAGGTTAGTGCGGGGATATGGAACACGCGGATCACGCCCTACTGGGTTGGGATTTGGTGTGGGGATGTTTTGGGTGGGGAAAGGGGTAGGTCCCCGATGCCGCCCGTGGGCAGCATCGGGGACCGGGTGTTGGTGCTGGTTTTTCTCCGGCTGCTACTTCACCGAACGCCTGCGCTGTTCACAGAACGCCTGGGCTGTTTAGTGGTTGTTGCCGGTGGAGCAGTGTCCGCTGTTGGTGGTGCGGGTTTCGGTGGGGAGGTTCAGGGTGGGGTTTTGGTTGAAGAAGCCGTGGGGTTCGAGCATGAAGCCGATGTTTTGGCGGGGCATGACGGGCCAGTCTTCGAGGCGGACGACGTGGTGCATGCCGAAGGTGTACCAGACCACGAGGTCCTGATCGACGATGTTCCGGTCTTTTTGGGTCCAGATGTGCAGGCCGTCATCGGCGCCGGTGGACTGGTTGGGGTATTCGCCGGCGGCGAAGCGTTCGGTCCGGTCGTAGGCGGTGACCCAGAGGTTGTTCCGGGCGAACTGGGCGCGTTTGGAGACGTAGGACTCGTCCCCGGCGGCGAGCTGGATCCCGTCGGTGGGGATCAGCCGGTAGGCGACGGGTTCGTCCACGATGTTCCTGGACTCGTGGTTGGCGATCTTCCAGAAGCGGTGTTTGGCCGGGTCGGTTTTGCGGATCGCTGCCTTCTCGGTTTCCAGGAGCCGGTCCACGGCCTTGAACGCGGTGTGGGTCGGGTTGTGCTCGGGGTATTCCATGTCGACTTCGTAGACGGCGTTGTTCGGCCCGTCGATTTCAAAGTCCATCCGGACGTTGAACATGTGCTGGTGGATCGGGGCGTAGAGCCCGTCGTTGTTCAGTGACTGGCCGTACGGGCTCTTCTGCCCGGGCTGCTGGCCGGCGGTGGAGAGGATGCCGGTGGCCTTGACCAGGAACTCGATGGACCCGTCCAGGAACAGGTGCCAGTAGAAGGCGTACTCGTAGTTCGCGACCGTGGCGATGAAGGAGATCACGAGCTTGCGGTTCCGGCGGGTTTCGGCGGTGCCCTCGCGGAAGTCGAAGTGCTTCCACAGGATCGAGTCGTCTTCCTCGTGCATGCAGATCGCGTTCTCGATCGTCCACGGGTTGCCGTGGGAATCGACGCTGTTGCCGTCGAAGTACTTGATCTCGCCCAGGCAGTCACAGCCCAGGGTCAGGGAGTTGGCCATGTTGCCGATGTTGTACTCACCGGAATCGAACGCGTTCTTCTTCGCCTGGACCGGGGCGGTGTCACCGTACGGGACGACCATTTCCGAGAGCGAGGCACGGTTGATCACCGGGCGCTCCACGCCCTGGTCACGGAACTTCAGCTGGTGCAGGACCAGGCCTTCACGCGGGGTGAACCCGACCCGGAAGGACCAGTCGGCCCACTGCACATGGTTCCCGGTCACCTGGAACGAGGCGCCCTCGGGCTGGGTGATCTCGATCGGCTTCAGATCCGTGCGGGCCGGGCCGACGTACTTGGGCAGGTAATTGCCCCGCGCGGCCGGGACCGGGATCGCCTGGTCATCCTCGAGCCTGACGACCTCACCGGCGTTCAGGTCATAGAAGACGATGAAGTTCTCGATCGGGTGCGCGTACGGGCTGTCATCGGGCTCGTCCCGGACGAAGACCAGGGCACGCATCAGCCGCCGGCCCTCGGCGTCCTCACCGAAATACCCCACCGACCACGGCTCGAAGCACACCAGGTCCAGATCCGTCAGGCCCCGCTTCGCCAAAGCCGCAATCACGTTCGGATCCTTCCGGCACGCCTCCTCACACTCGGCGAACTCATCGAGCATGAACGGCGGCTGAACATTCTCCGCCAACTGGACCCACCGGTCCACCGTGCCGGCCTCCAGGTTCACGACCGCCTCGAACGCACGCCCCGCGGCACGGTCCACCAAAACAGCATCCGCCTCACGCGCCACCTGCACACCGGCACGCAGATCCTCCTTGGACGGCTCACGCAACTCAACACTGATAAAACGGAACGACTCCCCCGCAGCAGGGCCCTCCTTCAAAACCCCCACCGCACGCGAAATCTCCTCCCGCGACAACGGATCCAACGGGTGCGAAACCCCAACAACAGCTGAAGTATCAATATCGACAGTCATGCTTCTACTCCTAAATAAGTCCCTTGACAGGAAGAGGACGCCTACGGCCCGGAAGCCTGGTGGTATTGCCGGTGGGGGCGATAGGCAGAAAAGGGTCCCTTGGATTCTCAGAACTGTTCGTCCTTGGCAGATCTGTTCATCTCCGGTGCGGAATGAGTAGGTGTGATACCAGTCACCCGCGTTCCTTTCACAAGCAAAACTACGGCAGGGAATTCGTTTATGAAAGTTATTTATATAGATTTACGTGAGAAATTTGGGACCGTAAATTCCCACTCCAGTTAACATGTTGGAAACATTCGGAAACACAACAGCACGCGAAACGGCGGCGCCCTGGTGGGTGCCGCCGTCGTAGTTTTGGCTTTGCTGGGGTTTGGCTTTGCTCACGCCCTACTGGAGTGGATTATGGCGCGGATTATAGGTTTGGGTTCGGTCCCCGGTGCGGGTGCCGACAGCACCGGGGACCGAAGTTTTTGGGTAGCTTTGGCGCGGACAGGGCTGGTCCCCGATGCCGCCCGTGGGCACCATCGGGGACCGGCTGCTGGGGCTATTCCTTCTCCAGCTCCAGCTTTTTCTCGCGCTCCAGTTCGTCGAGTTCCAGGTCCAGGTCGCCGGTGGCGTGCTGGCGCTCCATGTCCCTGACGTCGTCGAGATCGATCGGGTGCAACGGTTCCGGATCTTCCTCGTCCAGGACCGGGCCGTGGCCGTCGTCGGCAAGAACGACGTGGCCGATGGTTTCGTACTTGAGCGGATCAGTTTTCCGGAAGTAGAGCGCCAGACCTGCCCCCGTGAGGAACAGCCCGGCGGCAATGTAGGGGATGAGCTTGAACAGCAGGGACGACGATGCAGGTCCGGCAGCCGTGTCCAGGTTCAGGAACATCAGGATAACAACGGCGAACATACCCGCCCCACCAACAATGGGGGCGACCTTGGTACGCCAGAAGCTTTCTTCCGGATGGTGCTTGCGGAAGTAGTTGAACACTGCCGCCATGGTTACGGTCTGCACAATCACGAGCATGAATGTCCCAAGGATCGCCAGAAGGGCGAAAACATCCAGGTAGGGGTCCTTATTGAAGAACCAGAACCCGAGGATCCACAGGATGGCGATACCCGTCTGGAGGAATGACGCGATGTGCGGCGATCCGTGTTTCTTGTGGGTCCTGCCAAGGATGCCCGGCAGGATGCCCTCGCGTCCGAGGGAATACATGTAGCGCGAGGCTGCGTTGTGGAAGGCCATGGCGCAGGCGAAGGATCCGGTCATCATCAGCCATTCCATGACCAGGACCCAGCCGTGGCCGACAAAGACATCAGTGGGGTGGAAGAACATGTCCAGGGGGTTGGCGCTTTGCGCCAGGGCGATAGCCCCCTGCGCGCCGTTGCCCGCGACGGACATCCAGGAGACAAAGGTGTAGAAGACGCCGACGCCCGTGACCGCGATCATCGTGGCGATCGGGATAATCTTCTTCGGGTTCTTGGATTCCTCCCCGTACATCACCGTCGACTCGAAGCCTGTCCAGGACCAGAACGCGATGAACATGGCCAGCCCCGGCGCGGCGGACTGCAGTCCGTTTGGCGAGAACGCAATGGCCGGGTTCAATGTCTCCGGCATCAGCCCATCGGGGCCTCCACCTTGGAACAGGACGCCGAAGGCCATGATGGCCAGGATCGCAATCTCCGTGAACAACAGCAGCGTCAGGATTTTCGCTGCCATGCTGATCTCAAAGAAGGTCAGGAAGCCGATGGTCAACAGGCCAACCACGGCGAAGACTACCCAATGGATGTCCATGCCCAACTGGTCCTTGAAGGCCAGATGGCCAAAGTACGAGAATATTCCGATGATGCTGGCTTCAAAAACGATGTAGCCGAAGGTCACCATGAAACCGGTTCCGAGGCCGAGCACGCGCCCCAGACCGCGGGAGATGAAGCCGTAGAACGCGGCCGTCGAGGTCACGTAGCGCGCCATCGTGACGTACGCGATCGCAAAGATGGACAGGATCAGCGTTGCCCAGATATACGTTGCCGGCGTTCCGGTGCCGACACCGAATCCAACCGAAATCGGGACGTTACCGCTCATCACCGTGATGGGTGCGGACGTCGCGACCGCCATGAACACTACATCCCACAGCCCCAGGGTGTTGGCCTTCAGCTTCCCCGACCGGGAACCGGTCGTGACGGTACTGGAGCTTGCTGGAACTTGTTGCCGGCTCATTTCCCGGCCCCCATGCTGCAGTGTCCGCTGTTGGTGGTGCGGGTTTCGGTGGGGAGGTTCAGGGTGGGGTTTTGGTTGAAGAAGCCGTGGGGTTCGAGCATGAAGCCGATGTTTTGGCGGGGCATGACGGGCCAGTCTTCGAGGCGGACGACGTGGTGCATGCCGAAGGTGTACCAGACCACGAGGTCCTGATCGACGATGTTCCGGTCTTTTTGGGTCCAGATGTGCAGGCCGTCATCGGCGCCGGTGGACTGGTTGGGGTATTCGCCGGCGGCGAAACGTTCGGTCCGGTCGTAGGCGGTGACCCAGAGGTTGTTCCGGGCGAACTGGGCGCGTTTGGAGACGTAGGACTCGTCCCCGGCGGCGAGCTGGATCCCGTCGGTGGGGATCAGCCGGTAGGCGACGGGTTCATCCACGATGTTCCTGGACTCGTGGTTGGCGATCTTCCAGAAGCGGTGTTTGGCCGGGTCGGTTTTGCGGATCGCTGCCTTCTCGGTTTCCAGGAGCCGGTCCACGGCCTTGAACGCGGTGTGGGTCGGGTTGTGCTCGGGGTATTCCATGTCCACTTCGTAGACGGCGTTGTTGACCCCGTCGATTTCAAAGTCCATCCGGACGTTGAACATGTGCTGGTGGATCGGGGCGTAGAGCCCGTCGTTGTTCAGTGACTGGCCGTACGGGCTCTTCTGCCCGGGCTGCTGGCCGGCGGTGGAGAGGATGCCGGTGGCCTTGACCAGGAACTCGATGGACCCGTCCAGGAACAGGTGCCAGTAGAAGGCGTACTCGTAGTTCGCGACCGTGGCGATGAAGGAGATCACGAGCTTGCGGTTCCGGCGGGTTTCGGCGGTGCCCTCGCGGAAGTCGAAGTGCTTCCACAGGATCGAGTCGTCTTCCTCGTGCATGCAGATCGCGTTCTCGATCGTCCACGGGTTGCCGTGGGAATCGACGCTGTTGCCGTCGAAGTACTTGATCTCGCCCAGGCAGTCACAGCCCAGGGTCAGGGAGTTGGCCATGTTGCCGATGTTGTACTCACCGGAATCGAACGCGTTCTTCTTCGCCTGGACCGGGGCGGTGTCACCGTACGGGACGACCATTTCCGAGAGCGAGGCACGGTTGATCACCGGGCGCTCCACGCCCTGGTCACGGAACTTCAGCTGGTGCAGGACCAGGCCTTCACGCGGGGTGAACCCGACCCGGAAGGACCAGTCGGCCCACTGCACATGGTTCCCGGTCACCTGGAACGAGGCGCCCTCGGGCTGGGTGATCTCGATCGGCTTCAGATCCGTGCGGGCCGGGCCGACGTACTTGGGCAGGTAATTGCCCCGCGCGGCCGGGACCGGGATCGCCTGGTCATCCTCGAGCCTGACGACCTCACCGGCGTTCAGGTCATAGAAGACGATGAAGTTCTCGATCGGGTGCGCGTACGGGCTGTCATCGGGCTCGTCCCGGACGAAGACCAGGGCACGCATCAGCCGCCGGCCCTCGGCGTCCTCACCGAAATACCCCACCGACCACGGCTCGAAGCACACCAGGTCCAGGTCCGTCAGGCCCCGCTTCGCCAAAGCCGCAATCACGTTCGGATCCTTCCGGCACGCCTCCTCACACTCGGCGAACTCATCGAGCATGAACGGCGGCTGAACATTCTCCGCCAACTGGACCCACCGGTCCACCGTGCCGGCCTCCAGGTTCACGACCGCCTCGAACGCACGCCCCGCGGCACGGTCCACCAAAACAGCATCCGCCTCACGCGCCACCTGCACACCGGCACGCAGATCCTCCTTGGACGGCTCACGCAACTCAACACTGATAAAACGGAACGACTCCCCCGCAGCAGGGCCCTCCTTCAAAACCCCCACCGCACGCGAAATCTCCTCCCGCGACAACGGATCCAACGGGTGCGAAACCCCAACAACAGCTGAAGTATCAATATCGACAGTCATGCCTAACTCCTTAATGAGTCCTTAGAAAAGGATGAGGACGCCTATGGCCTCGGAGCCGAAGCGCGCCCCGGAAACGGGCCTTGAAAAGCCGAGGGGTAGTCATGGTGGTTGCTGACCCACACGCGGCCTGGAACTCGTGTCCGGCCCGGTAAGTGGTGTTGGGACCAACAGACACAAAGGTCCACGGATTCTCAGTACTGTTCGTCGTCGTCAGCACCGTTCATCCCTGGTGCAGATGAGCGGTGTGATTCCGGTCACCTGCGTTCCTTTCACAAGCAAAACTACGTCAGGGAATTCATTTAGGCGAGGAATTCATAAAGATTTACGTGAGAAATTCGGGGCCACAAATTCCCACTCCAGTTAACATGTTGGAAACATTCGGAAATACGGCCGAGGCTGTCCCCGGAGGCCCCGGGAATGCTAATGTTCTGCACCGTGGGCCCGATGACTTGCGTCCCCTCGTGAGCAAGGCACACGTGCCTGTCCGAGGGAAAGTTGGTACCAGTGTCTGCTCGCGATGATCGCTTCATCACTCCCCGCTCGCCTGTGGAGGGTCTTCGCCGCCGGAGACTTTCCTTCCTGCCTGTCTTTGCGCAGGCAGTTGCCGGCGTGGCACCTGCGGGTGCCATGTCCGTCATTCCGGCTCTTGTCTTTCCGGGACTCGTCTTTGGATCCAACGGACCGAACCTTGTGGTGACATTCGGCGCCGCAATGGCGGTGATGGTCCTGGTTTCGTTCTCGCTAAGACCGATGGCCCAGCGCATGGCCGCCGTCAGCGGCCTTTACAGCTACACGGCCAAGGGACTGGGCCAGCGGACGGCAATAACCGCCGGCTGGTCGGCCATGTTCGGTTATGCACTCGTCGCCATGGCCAGCCTGTTGCTTGTTGGCGTGTACGTTGGCCAGCTATTCA contains these protein-coding regions:
- a CDS encoding LuxR C-terminal-related transcriptional regulator → MSAATDQPTKASNKPLTDLPWPLLHSVAAVADAPLLQIAERLRDATLPYMGSSALVIFTEDCTGRPQKKAGAEEIISRVSIAELDTLRATLSDETPWFGDAELAGKSRPALALKHASSQALLVLTDPQPSDAGDNAGLDLVKYLWGLAARRIQEKVADAPPSYLLESRAASAERIRVTAELTDLHSTTLETLLAALRSSSMDNAVARTTVTDLTAKALVRLRTLSDRTTDLVEEPVAKAFERLREDLRPLTGYSGIEAEFIEPPLNGRALPGEVAHAARAVVRGLVLAMMEQPDVSRIRTQWDCDGENLLINVRDDGRGALAADAPSISRLDRRVQALTGQLRMDVMPGWGADVFVSLPLDLPTRPAGDVAGWNLAARELEVLQHLAAGNRNRTIAAAMGISENTVKFHVRNLFKKLDVGSRTEAIALAHSHGLR
- a CDS encoding IS256 family transposase, with amino-acid sequence MIDPVTGEIIDQKELAERLLAQAKEQGVSLVGPGGLLNQLTRNVLETALEAELTEHLGHEHGQTPIAANMRNGTRSKTVLTEIGPVEIEVPRDRDGSFEPVIVPKRKRRLDGIDQIVLSLSARGLTTGEIAAHFEEIYGAKVSKDTISRITEKVAGELAEWSARPLDPVYPVLFVDAVVVKVRDGQVRNTPFYVVMGVTVNGEREILGIWAGDGGEGARFWLQVFSELKNRGVEDVLIAVCDGLKGLPEAITTTWERTVVQQCIVHLIRNSFRYAGRQHRDGIVKALKPVYTAPSEQAAKDRFAEFTAEWGQRYPAIVRLWESSWAEFVPFLEYDVEIRRVICTTNAIESINARYRRAVRARGHFPNEAAALKCLYLVTRSLDPTGGGRARWVMRWKPALNAFAITFAGRFERTTH
- a CDS encoding DUF5134 domain-containing protein, translating into MFHIPALTWTLTAVLLAGGACQLWQAYRSAHLTDRINNTLHALMNTLMAAMLWNLAPTTLLAQIGLLAGAALWFTIQAVARPEYKLLCAGTQGRIKCAYHALTMAAAALMITTMTHPGPDNGTTPAAGTPITMPMDHAHHAMTTTPHTPATPPGTATALGHTPGILLTLLFATAAATFLILLLRNRTTPTHHTGTHQPPTRTQHALEALGATTMALMFATT
- a CDS encoding primary-amine oxidase; translated protein: MTVDIDTSAVVGVSHPLDPLSREEISRAVGVLKEGPAAGESFRFISVELREPSKEDLRAGVQVAREADAVLVDRAAGRAFEAVVNLEAGTVDRWVQLAENVQPPFMLDEFAECEEACRKDPNVIAALAKRGLTDLDLVCFEPWSVGYFGEDAEGRRLMRALVFVRDEPDDSPYAHPIENFIVFYDLNAGEVVRLEDDQAIPVPAARGNYLPKYVGPARTDLKPIEITQPEGASFQVTGNHVQWADWSFRVGFTPREGLVLHQLKFRDQGVERPVINRASLSEMVVPYGDTAPVQAKKNAFDSGEYNIGNMANSLTLGCDCLGEIKYFDGNSVDSHGNPWTIENAICMHEEDDSILWKHFDFREGTAETRRNRKLVISFIATVANYEYAFYWHLFLDGSIEFLVKATGILSTAGQQPGQKSPYGQSLNNDGLYAPIHQHMFNVRMDFEIDGPNNAVYEVDMEYPEHNPTHTAFKAVDRLLETEKAAIRKTDPAKHRFWKIANHESRNIVDEPVAYRLIPTDGIQLAAGDESYVSKRAQFARNNLWVTAYDRTERFAAGEYPNQSTGADDGLHIWTQKDRNIVDQDLVVWYTFGMHHVVRLEDWPVMPRQNIGFMLEPHGFFNQNPTLNLPTETRTTNSGHCSTGNNH
- a CDS encoding APC family permease → MSRQQVPASSSTVTTGSRSGKLKANTLGLWDVVFMAVATSAPITVMSGNVPISVGFGVGTGTPATYIWATLILSIFAIAYVTMARYVTSTAAFYGFISRGLGRVLGLGTGFMVTFGYIVFEASIIGIFSYFGHLAFKDQLGMDIHWVVFAVVGLLTIGFLTFFEISMAAKILTLLLFTEIAILAIMAFGVLFQGGGPDGLMPETLNPAIAFSPNGLQSAAPGLAMFIAFWSWTGFESTVMYGEESKNPKKIIPIATMIAVTGVGVFYTFVSWMSVAGNGAQGAIALAQSANPLDMFFHPTDVFVGHGWVLVMEWLMMTGSFACAMAFHNAASRYMYSLGREGILPGILGRTHKKHGSPHIASFLQTGIAILWILGFWFFNKDPYLDVFALLAILGTFMLVIVQTVTMAAVFNYFRKHHPEESFWRTKVAPIVGGAGMFAVVILMFLNLDTAAGPASSSLLFKLIPYIAAGLFLTGAGLALYFRKTDPLKYETIGHVVLADDGHGPVLDEEDPEPLHPIDLDDVRDMERQHATGDLDLELDELEREKKLELEKE
- a CDS encoding primary-amine oxidase produces the protein MTVDIDTSAVVGVSHPLDPLSREEISRAVGVLKEGPAAGESFRFISVELREPSKEDLRAGVQVAREADAVLVDRAAGRAFEAVVNLEAGTVDRWVQLAENVQPPFMLDEFAECEEACRKDPNVIAALAKRGLTDLDLVCFEPWSVGYFGEDAEGRRLMRALVFVRDEPDDSPYAHPIENFIVFYDLNAGEVVRLEDDQAIPVPAARGNYLPKYVGPARTDLKPIEITQPEGASFQVTGNHVQWADWSFRVGFTPREGLVLHQLKFRDQGVERPVINRASLSEMVVPYGDTAPVQAKKNAFDSGEYNIGNMANSLTLGCDCLGEIKYFDGNSVDSHGNPWTIENAICMHEEDDSILWKHFDFREGTAETRRNRKLVISFIATVANYEYAFYWHLFLDGSIEFLVKATGILSTAGQQPGQKSPYGQSLNNDGLYAPIHQHMFNVRMDFEIDGVNNAVYEVDMEYPEHNPTHTAFKAVDRLLETEKAAIRKTDPAKHRFWKIANHESRNIVDEPVAYRLIPTDGIQLAAGDESYVSKRAQFARNNLWVTAYDRTERFAAGEYPNQSTGADDGLHIWTQKDRNIVDQDLVVWYTFGMHHVVRLEDWPVMPRQNIGFMLEPHGFFNQNPTLNLPTETRTTNSGHCSMGAGK